A genome region from Prionailurus bengalensis isolate Pbe53 chromosome B4, Fcat_Pben_1.1_paternal_pri, whole genome shotgun sequence includes the following:
- the RASSF9 gene encoding ras association domain-containing protein 9 has protein sequence MAPFGRNLLKTRHKNRSPTKDMDSEEKEIVVWVCQEEKIVCGLTKRTTSADVIQALLEEHETTFGEKRFLLGKPSDYCIIEKWRGSERALPPLTRILKLWKAWGEEQPNMQFVLVKADAFLPVPLWRTAEAKLVQNTEKVWELSPANYMKTLPPDKQKRIVRKTFRKLAKIKQDTVSHDRDSMETLVHLIISQDHTIHQQVKRMKELDLEIEKCEAKFHLDRVENDGENYVQDAYLMPSFSEVKQKLDLHSNENQIPDDLTESDGIVHLEEQLAYYRMLIDKLSAEIEKEVKSVCTEINEDAEGAAASELESSNLENVKCDLEKSMKAGLKIHSHLSGIQKEIKYTDSLLQMKAKEYEFLAKEFSSLHLNNKDGCQLKENRGKESEVPNSGGDGPSLTPRALNLYTNDTDSDTGISSNHSQDSETAVGDVLLLST, from the coding sequence atcTCCCACTAAAGACATGgattcagaagagaaggaaattgtGGTTTGGGTTTGTCAAGAAGAGAAGATTGTCTGTGGGCTAACTAAACGCACCACCTCTGCTGATGTCATCCAGGCTTTGCTTGAGGAGCATGAGACTACATTTGGAGAGAAACGATTTCTGCTGGGGAAGCCCAGTGATTACTGCATCATAGAAAAGTGGAGAGGCTCAGAACGGGCTCTTCCTCCACTCACTAGAATCCTGAAGCTTTGGAAAGCTTGGGGAGAGGAGCAGCCCAATATGCAATTTGTTTTGGTTAAAGCAGATGCTTTCCTTCCAGTTCCACTGTGGCGAACAGCAGAAGCCAAATTAGtgcaaaacacagaaaaagtgTGGGAACTCAGTCCAGCAAATTACATGAAGACATTACCACCAGATAAACAAAAGAGAATAGTCAGAAAAACTTTCCGGAAACTGGCTAAAATTAAGCAGGACACTGTGTCCCATGATCGAGATAGTATGGAGACATTAGTTCATCTGATTATTTCCCAGGACCATACTATTCATCAGCAAGTCAAGAGAATGAAAGAGCTGGATCTGGAAATTGAAAAGTGTGAAGCGAAGTTCCATCTCGATAGGGTagaaaatgatggagaaaatTATGTCCAGGATGCATATTTAATGCCCAGTTTCAGTGAAGTCAAGCAAAAACTGGACTTGCATTCGAATGAAAACCAGATTCCGGACGACCTGACCGAAAGTGATGGAATTGTACACCTGGAGGAGCAATTAGCATATTACAGAATGCTCATTGATAAGCTTTCCgctgaaatagagaaagaggtaAAAAGTGTTTGCACAGAGATAAATGAAGATGCAGAAGGGGCAGCTGCTAGTGAACTTGAAAGCtctaatttagaaaatgttaagtGTGATTTGGAGAAAAGCATGAAAGCCGGTTTGAAAATCCACTCTCACTTGAGTGGCATCCAGAAGGAGATTAAATACACTGACTCATTGCTTCAGatgaaagcaaaagaatatgAATTCCTGGCCAAGGAGTTCAGTTCACTTCATCTTAACAACAAAGATGGATGCCAACTGAAGGAAAACAGAGGGAAGGAATCTGAGGTCCCCAACAGCGGGGGGGACGGTCCTTCCCTTACTCCGAGAGCACTTAACTTGTATACAAATGACACAGACTCAGACACTGGTATCAGCTCTAACCATAGTCAGGACTCAGAAACAGCTGTAGGAGACGTGCTGCTTCTGTCAACGTAA